GTCGTCCCGATGGTCTCGAACAACGGGCTCGCGTTCGTCTCGCTCGACACCCCGGACGCTGCTCGTCACTGACCCGCCCGCCTCGATGCGAACCCCGGGGAGCGCGCACAGCGAGTGATCGACCGCAACGCACCGAGCCCCTCCCGTCGCCCCGCCGAGAGGACGCGTCACCGCACCAGCGTGACCCGGCGGACCACCGCGTGCCCGTCATCCGCCGTCAGACGCAGGACGTAGCTGCCCGTCGGCAGGCCGGTCCCGTCGAGGGTCGCCTCGTGGCGACCGGCGGCCATCGGCCCGTCGGCCAGCACGGCCACGTCGCGGCCGAGTACGTCCATCACCACCAGGCGCACCTCGGTGGCCCCGTCGAGGTGGAAGGACACCCGCGCCGAGCCGCGGAAAGGGTTCGGCGAGACGGTGAAGGGGGCATCCAAAGCCGCCGCCCGGCGAGAGACTCGCGGCGCATCCTCCGAAGCGGTGCATGGAGAAACCACCGCCTCGGTCAGGTTCTGCGAGAGGGACACGAGCGGCGCCACCTGATCGGCGGTCAGGTCCCCTGAATCGACCAAGGCCTCCAGGGCGTCCTGGTAGGCCGCGACCGGCGGCGTGGGATCCAGGCCGCGCCCGATCGCCACCCTGACCTGGCGGAGAAAACGGAGCAACGCCCCTGCCTGCGCGCGCGTCAGGTCTCCCGTCGAGAACAGTCGCGCGGTCTCGTCCTGAAGCTGGCCCTGCGCCCCGTCGACCGAGTAGACGAGCACCAGGCTCTCGTCGGGAGTCGACGATTGCGTGCCGTCGTTGACCGTGAGCATCGGGCGGACTCCCAGCGGCACCGGGAAGAAGGGCGGCGCCGGAGCGCAGAAGCTAGGCGTCGCGGTGTCCGCGCCGACGAGGACCACGCCGTCGGCGGTCCAGGCATAGGAGAGCGGGTCCCCGTCTGGGTCGAACGAGGCCGACCCATCGAGGGCGACCGTCTGGCCGGTCACGGCCCGCTGGTCCGGCCCGGCATCGGCGACGGGCTGGGTGTTGGGACCGAGCACGAACAGGTACCCGGCACTGTCGTCGGACAGGCCGACCACACCGGGCGCCCCGACCAGCAGTACGTCTCCCGCCATCGCCACAGAAAAGCCGAGCAGGTCCGCCGACGCCGCATCGGAGGCGATCAAAGACGTGGTCTCCGTGCAGACGGCGCCGCA
This Rubrivirga sp. SAORIC476 DNA region includes the following protein-coding sequences:
- a CDS encoding PKD domain-containing protein; this encodes MRFVPASLFGTLTLSLLVAVPSYAQSTEVARLAPESLHRSAGTSVAVEGERALVGAPGSTLVPSLVAVFEAVDGDWVEVAALTRADLGGTEAFGSAVSLAGDLAVVGAPDDVVGGSVTVFAHAGGAWAEEAVLSIPGGADGDDFGGTVSASGDRVVVGASGAGDGGAAFVFARSGGAWELEATLMPADLETGDLFGGSVALDGSRAVVGAMFDDDAGAASGAAYVFDLVGGVWTQTSKLTASDGAMLDFFGASVALSGDLALVGATGDDDGGSGAGAAYLFRLSGCGTTCTQEAKLLAADGRDFDDFGWAVALTTEQALIGAPRDDRGGLDNAGSAYVFDLDGCGAVCTETTSLIASDAASADLLGFSVAMAGDVLLVGAPGVVGLSDDSAGYLFVLGPNTQPVADAGPDQRAVTGQTVALDGSASFDPDGDPLSYAWTADGVVLVGADTATPSFCAPAPPFFPVPLGVRPMLTVNDGTQSSTPDESLVLVYSVDGAQGQLQDETARLFSTGDLTRAQAGALLRFLRQVRVAIGRGLDPTPPVAAYQDALEALVDSGDLTADQVAPLVSLSQNLTEAVVSPCTASEDAPRVSRRAAALDAPFTVSPNPFRGSARVSFHLDGATEVRLVVMDVLGRDVAVLADGPMAAGRHEATLDGTGLPTGSYVLRLTADDGHAVVRRVTLVR